The following proteins are encoded in a genomic region of Ostrea edulis chromosome 7, xbOstEdul1.1, whole genome shotgun sequence:
- the LOC125662644 gene encoding uncharacterized protein LOC125662644 isoform X1, translated as MVYCFAYGCNHRSDKSTTNCHLYRFPTDEKLRKKWISLCRRADREWNAGDRICSCHFQNGCKENGPSMFVYSKYQFPEVPTNRKRKTMEQTEATMSTTSEQVPCSSATSVNLVSTGEQDHNYFHPCPSFLCASKINDYHSKIKELEEDIGKLELEIESLLRCRPSMSIDAIKNDQEKMLLYTSFPCDIFDIIVKTLQRFQPLNYYAGWSVVNVSLENQVLITLMKLRLNLRDLDLADRFCTSRATISNILNTIISALHGIFYKGVMVRLGMPSQLKCKGSQPKSFEDFGSVRASIDCTEITQDVPSDFSRQSASYSNYKSRHTMKTLTAVAPNGSCVFVSPLYPGSVSDANIVEHSRFLDNLSPGDLILADKGFNIHDKMPSGVQLNIPPFLVNKTHFTSKEADLCYKIARNRIHVERVNEGLKNYQILSHIPANYRSLSTKIMQLCACFVNLQAPLLKEIA; from the exons ATGGTATACTGCTTCGCGTATGGATGTAATCATCGTAGTGATAAAAGTACCACGAATTGCCATTTATATCGTTTTCCAACGGacgaaaaattaagaaaaaagtGGATATCTCTTTGCAG ACGTGCTGACAGAGAATGGAATGCAGGTGATAGGATCTGCAgctgccattttcaaaatggatgCAAGGAAAATGGCCCATCAATGTTTGTATACTCCAAATATCAGTTTCCAGAAGTGCCCACAAATCGCAAAAG GAAAACAATGGAACAAACTGAGGCCACAATGTCAACAACCAGTGAACAAGTGCCATGTTCATCTGCTACATCTGTAAATCTTGTATCAACTGGAGAACAAGACCACAATTACTTCCATCCATGTCCATCTTTCCTTTGCGCTTCAAAGATAAACGATTACCATT CAAAGATAAAAGAACTTGAAGAAGATATTGGGAAGTTAGAGCTAGAGATAGAGAGCCTACTTCGATGCAGACCTTCAATGTCTATTGATGCCATAAAAAATGACCAAGAAAAG ATGCTTTTGTACACATCATTTCCATGTGACATCTTTGACATCATAGTGAAGACACTACAAAGATTTCAGCCCCTGAACTACTATGCAGGATGGAGTGTTGTAAATGTGAGCCTAGAAAATCAAGTTCTCATAACTCTGATGAAGCTTCGACTCAACTTAAGGGATCTCGACTTGGCCGACAGGTTTTGTACAAGTCGGGCTACCATTTCAAACATACTTAACACTATTATAAGTGCCTTGCATGGAATCTTTTATAAAGGTGTTATGGTAAGACTAGGCATGCCCAGTCAACTGAAATGTAAGGGGTCACAACCTAAATCTTTTGAAGATTTCGGGTCTGTAAGAGCATCTATTGATTGCACTGAAATAACACAAGATGTGCCATCTGACTTTAGTAGACAAAGTGCCTCATATAGCAATTACAAGAGTCGGCATACTATGAAAACTTTAACTGCTGTTGCTCCAAATGGTTCTTGTGTTTTTGTGTCACCTCTATATCCTGGGTCAGTGTCAGATGCCAACATTGTTGAACATTCTCGGTTTTTAGATAATCTTAGTCCAGGAGATTTAATTCTGGCTGACAAAGGATTTAACATACATGACAAGATGCCTTCTGGGGTTCAGCTCAACATCCCTCCATTTCTTGTTAACAAGACTCATTTTACAAGCAAAGAAGCTGATTTATGTTATAAAATTGCACGAAACAGAATTCATGTTGAAAGGGTTAATGAGGGGTTAAAAAATTATCAGATTTTAAGCCACATTCCAGCAAACTACAGATCTTTGTCTACAAAAATTATGCAACTTTGTGCATGCTTTGTTAATCTTCAAGCACCATTACTTAAAGAGATTGCTTAA
- the LOC125653501 gene encoding kinesin-like protein klp-3 isoform X1 → MGSGTSKPPPKTKEQTDKATPNSVNPQQANNPGQSSSQGLSSVRTGQTSKTSNQKGQLGESSKSPPQGTRQEGAPDKAVTRKVDNSGRQGNQGQGAPLQKSGGGDQQGQSKMYAASGQGNTASQQSSGNSREDLIFETFYHKSGKEFQCMYLDGMRFYLDDWGSKEWQPFPKRWYNEGLLITNSVVKDQENENRRRQQQQQQSSSGAGASGSRPQQPGYQQQSGSGQDDREGVINHPKRGRIPTYIFQRKHNIHCFYDRDQGQWMRLPIGWELHHDMVGKLVDQVEEALPAWGDRQDILALLRQCNYDPDECMSTYLYLEGDPWLKAPKTHKEAKAVEEKDESIEKLRMQLKEAEETLKQERIARVEAEKLVKEQEEKITDLEVENKQQEAQMMSLQQNRPKTSMQRPKTPQVVTEVVKEETVNPEDIVLLNNTAKELRKSQVHLKMEVQRYFDVLRGQIAKAKDGVKNIKSSSSGSQEEMEEVRALYRKEAMQRKLLYNQLQELRGNIRVFCRARKDDRAGCCLKFPTDSDIVTIDNNQQKKMFSFDKVYDPNSTQEQIFEDTKGIITSCVDGYNVCLMAYGQTGSGKTFTMMGPENNPGINIRAMKELFDVCKERTDTVTYTLKVSLIEIYNETLQDLLTSDAKSLELRTAGNKVSIPHLKEVVIRNLDDIKKTMAQGDKNRTVASTKMNSTSSRSHLLLMLIVEGQDKVTGSVTKGTLTLCDLAGSERISKTEAEGQRLVEAAAINKSLSALGQVFTALRTSQLHVPYRNSKLTQILQPSLGGDAKACLFVNVSPDVNNVSETVSTLNFGSNAKQIALGQAKQNIRKGP, encoded by the exons ATGGGTTCAGGAACTTCCAAACCCCCTCCAAAAACTAAGGAACAGACAGACAAGGCAACCCCAAACAGTGTTAATCCACAACAGGCAAATAATCCAGGTCAAAGTTCAAGTCAAGGATTATCAAGTGTAAGAACAGGCCAGACTTCAAAAACATCCAATCAGAAAGGTCAGCTTGGTGAGAGTTCAAAATCACCCCCACAGGGAACCAGGCAGGAAGGAGCACCAGACAAAGCTGTCACTAGGAAGGTGGATAACTCAGGAAGACAAGGGAACCAAGGGCAGGGGGCACCACTGCAGAAGTCAGGAGGTGGAGATCAACAGGGTCAATCCAAAATGTATGCTGCATCAGGTCAGGGAAATACAGCTTCCCAGCAGAGTTCCGGGAAT AGTCGTGAAGATTTAATCTTTGAGACGTTTTACCACAAGAGTGGAAAGGAGTTCCAATGTATGTACCTGGATGGAATGAGATTTTACCTCGACGACTGGGGATCAAAG GAGTGGCAGCCCTTTCCAAAGCGATGGTACAATGAGGGTCTGCTTATCACCAACTCCGTGGTCAAAGACCAAGAGAAT GAAAACCGGCGGCGTCAGCAACAACAGCAACAATCGTCGTCTGGAGCTGGAGCATCAGGAAGCCGCCCTCAGCAACCTGGATATCAGCAACAATCAGGCTCCGGGCAGGACGACAGAGAGGGGGTGATTAACCACCCCAAGCGTGGTCGTATCCCCACCTACATATTCCAG AGGAAACACAATATCCACTGTTTCTATGACCGTGACCAGGGTCAGTGGATGAGACTTCCCATTGGTTGGGAACTTCACCATGATATGGTGGGCAAGCTCGTGGACCAGGTAGAGGAGGCCCTCCCAGCATGGGGGGACAGGCAGGACATCCTTGCCCTCCTCAGGCAGTGTAACTATGACCCAGATGAATGCATGTCTACGTACCTGTATCTGGAAGGGGATC CATGGTTAAAAGCCCCCAAAACCCACAAGGAAGCAAAAGCAGTGGAAGAAAAAGACGAGTCAATCGAAAAACTCAGGATGCAGCTAAAGGAGGCG GAGGAGACTTTAAAACAAGAAAGAATTGCACGAGTAGAGGCAGAAAAACTG GTTAAAGAGCAGGAGGAAAAGATCACAGACTTAGAAGTAGAAAATAAGCAACAGGAGGCGCAAATGATGAGCCTACAACAAAACCGTCCCAAGACGTCTATGCAACGCCCCAAAACACCACAG GTGGTGACTGAGGTTGTAAAGGAGGAGACAGTAAATCCTGAGGACATTGTGTTACTTAACAACACTGCCAAGGAGCTCCGAAAGTCACAGGTTCACCTGAAAATGGAGGTCCAACGCTACTTTGATGTCCTAAGGGGCCAGATTGCCAAG GCGAAAGATGGCGTGAAGAACATCAAGTCGAGCAGCAGTGGCAGTCAGGAGGAGATGGAGGAAGTCCGGGCTCTGTACAGAAAGGAGGCCATGCAGAGAAAGCTTTTGTATAACCAG TTACAAGAACTTCGGGGTAACATTCGCGTGTTCTGTCGTGCCAGGAAAGACGACCGTGCAGGATGCTGTCTGAAATTCCCCACAGACTCGGACATTGTCACTATTGACAACAATCAGCAGAAAAAAATGTTCTCTTTTGACAAGGTGTATGATCCCAACTCTACACAGGAACAG atCTTTGAAGACACGAAGGGGATCATCACTTCCTGTGTGGACGGCTATAACGTCTGTCTAATGGCGTACGGACAAACAGGATCGGGTAAAACTTTCACCATGATGGGGCCCGAAAACAACCCCGGAATAAACATTAG AGCTATGAAGGAGTTGTTTGATGTTTGTAAAGAGAGGACGGATACAGTTACCTACACATTAAAG GTCTCCCTGATTGAGATCTACAACGAGACATTACAGGACCTACTGACATCGGACGCTAAGTCTCTGGAACTGAGAACAGCCGGAAATAAGGTGTCCATCCCACATCTTAAGGAAGTGGTCATTCGGAATCTGGATGATATCAAGAAAACTATGGCCCAGGGTGATAAAAACAGGACTGTGGCTTCAACGAAGATGAACTCAACCAG CTCTCGCTCTCATTTGCTTCTGATGCTGATTGTTGAAGGTCAGGACAAGGTCACTGGTTCAGTAACCAAGGGAACGCTGACACTGTGTGATTTAGCTGGGTCAGAGCGAATCTCGAAGACGGAGGCTGAGGGTCAGAGGTTGGTGGAGGCGGCAGCCATCAACAAATCACTCTCAGCTCTTGGACAG GTGTTCACTGCGCTCAGGACAAGTCAATTACACGTTCCATACAGAAACTCCAAGCTGACCCAGATTCTGCAGCCTTCACTGGGCGGGGACGCCAAG gcttgtttgtttgttaatgTCAGTCCTGATGTGAACAACGTCTCAGAAACAGTGAGCACACTGAACTTTGGATCCAATGCCAAGCAGATAGCACTGGGGCAGGCTAAACAGAACATTAGGAAGGGGCCGTAG
- the LOC125653501 gene encoding kinesin-like protein klp-3 isoform X2, whose protein sequence is MGNGASADESPNAIRVQATPTPRDNRNQNGGPPERSRRKGGGFQEVEIQPSSQNNTPRQGGRSQNSVKQGQSSEGRNQRQNQPGGSTQRQGQNPGGSTPRQQTNQRGSSQPSAQEETSREDLIFETFYHKSGKEFQCMYLDGMRFYLDDWGSKEWQPFPKRWYNEGLLITNSVVKDQENENRRRQQQQQQSSSGAGASGSRPQQPGYQQQSGSGQDDREGVINHPKRGRIPTYIFQRKHNIHCFYDRDQGQWMRLPIGWELHHDMVGKLVDQVEEALPAWGDRQDILALLRQCNYDPDECMSTYLYLEGDPWLKAPKTHKEAKAVEEKDESIEKLRMQLKEAEETLKQERIARVEAEKLVKEQEEKITDLEVENKQQEAQMMSLQQNRPKTSMQRPKTPQVVTEVVKEETVNPEDIVLLNNTAKELRKSQVHLKMEVQRYFDVLRGQIAKAKDGVKNIKSSSSGSQEEMEEVRALYRKEAMQRKLLYNQLQELRGNIRVFCRARKDDRAGCCLKFPTDSDIVTIDNNQQKKMFSFDKVYDPNSTQEQIFEDTKGIITSCVDGYNVCLMAYGQTGSGKTFTMMGPENNPGINIRAMKELFDVCKERTDTVTYTLKVSLIEIYNETLQDLLTSDAKSLELRTAGNKVSIPHLKEVVIRNLDDIKKTMAQGDKNRTVASTKMNSTSSRSHLLLMLIVEGQDKVTGSVTKGTLTLCDLAGSERISKTEAEGQRLVEAAAINKSLSALGQVFTALRTSQLHVPYRNSKLTQILQPSLGGDAKACLFVNVSPDVNNVSETVSTLNFGSNAKQIALGQAKQNIRKGP, encoded by the exons ATGGGGAATGGGGCTTCTGCAGATGAAAGTCCTAATGCCATCCGAGTCCAagccacccccacccccagggACAATAGAAACCAGAATGGTGGGCCCCCAGAGCGATCACGACGTAAAGGTGGCGGCTTTCAGGAGGTAGAGATCCAACCCTCAAGTCAGAATAACACACCGCGACAGGGTGGAAGGTCTCAAAACTCGGTCAAGCAAGGACAAAGCTCAGAGGGGCGGAACCAACGTCAGAACCAGCCCGGGGGTAGTACTCAGAGGCAGGGGCAAAATCCTGGAGGTAGCACGCCCCGACAGCAGACAAACCAAAGAGGG TCCTCCCAGCCCTCCGCACAGGAAGAGACG AGTCGTGAAGATTTAATCTTTGAGACGTTTTACCACAAGAGTGGAAAGGAGTTCCAATGTATGTACCTGGATGGAATGAGATTTTACCTCGACGACTGGGGATCAAAG GAGTGGCAGCCCTTTCCAAAGCGATGGTACAATGAGGGTCTGCTTATCACCAACTCCGTGGTCAAAGACCAAGAGAAT GAAAACCGGCGGCGTCAGCAACAACAGCAACAATCGTCGTCTGGAGCTGGAGCATCAGGAAGCCGCCCTCAGCAACCTGGATATCAGCAACAATCAGGCTCCGGGCAGGACGACAGAGAGGGGGTGATTAACCACCCCAAGCGTGGTCGTATCCCCACCTACATATTCCAG AGGAAACACAATATCCACTGTTTCTATGACCGTGACCAGGGTCAGTGGATGAGACTTCCCATTGGTTGGGAACTTCACCATGATATGGTGGGCAAGCTCGTGGACCAGGTAGAGGAGGCCCTCCCAGCATGGGGGGACAGGCAGGACATCCTTGCCCTCCTCAGGCAGTGTAACTATGACCCAGATGAATGCATGTCTACGTACCTGTATCTGGAAGGGGATC CATGGTTAAAAGCCCCCAAAACCCACAAGGAAGCAAAAGCAGTGGAAGAAAAAGACGAGTCAATCGAAAAACTCAGGATGCAGCTAAAGGAGGCG GAGGAGACTTTAAAACAAGAAAGAATTGCACGAGTAGAGGCAGAAAAACTG GTTAAAGAGCAGGAGGAAAAGATCACAGACTTAGAAGTAGAAAATAAGCAACAGGAGGCGCAAATGATGAGCCTACAACAAAACCGTCCCAAGACGTCTATGCAACGCCCCAAAACACCACAG GTGGTGACTGAGGTTGTAAAGGAGGAGACAGTAAATCCTGAGGACATTGTGTTACTTAACAACACTGCCAAGGAGCTCCGAAAGTCACAGGTTCACCTGAAAATGGAGGTCCAACGCTACTTTGATGTCCTAAGGGGCCAGATTGCCAAG GCGAAAGATGGCGTGAAGAACATCAAGTCGAGCAGCAGTGGCAGTCAGGAGGAGATGGAGGAAGTCCGGGCTCTGTACAGAAAGGAGGCCATGCAGAGAAAGCTTTTGTATAACCAG TTACAAGAACTTCGGGGTAACATTCGCGTGTTCTGTCGTGCCAGGAAAGACGACCGTGCAGGATGCTGTCTGAAATTCCCCACAGACTCGGACATTGTCACTATTGACAACAATCAGCAGAAAAAAATGTTCTCTTTTGACAAGGTGTATGATCCCAACTCTACACAGGAACAG atCTTTGAAGACACGAAGGGGATCATCACTTCCTGTGTGGACGGCTATAACGTCTGTCTAATGGCGTACGGACAAACAGGATCGGGTAAAACTTTCACCATGATGGGGCCCGAAAACAACCCCGGAATAAACATTAG AGCTATGAAGGAGTTGTTTGATGTTTGTAAAGAGAGGACGGATACAGTTACCTACACATTAAAG GTCTCCCTGATTGAGATCTACAACGAGACATTACAGGACCTACTGACATCGGACGCTAAGTCTCTGGAACTGAGAACAGCCGGAAATAAGGTGTCCATCCCACATCTTAAGGAAGTGGTCATTCGGAATCTGGATGATATCAAGAAAACTATGGCCCAGGGTGATAAAAACAGGACTGTGGCTTCAACGAAGATGAACTCAACCAG CTCTCGCTCTCATTTGCTTCTGATGCTGATTGTTGAAGGTCAGGACAAGGTCACTGGTTCAGTAACCAAGGGAACGCTGACACTGTGTGATTTAGCTGGGTCAGAGCGAATCTCGAAGACGGAGGCTGAGGGTCAGAGGTTGGTGGAGGCGGCAGCCATCAACAAATCACTCTCAGCTCTTGGACAG GTGTTCACTGCGCTCAGGACAAGTCAATTACACGTTCCATACAGAAACTCCAAGCTGACCCAGATTCTGCAGCCTTCACTGGGCGGGGACGCCAAG gcttgtttgtttgttaatgTCAGTCCTGATGTGAACAACGTCTCAGAAACAGTGAGCACACTGAACTTTGGATCCAATGCCAAGCAGATAGCACTGGGGCAGGCTAAACAGAACATTAGGAAGGGGCCGTAG
- the LOC125662644 gene encoding uncharacterized protein LOC125662644 isoform X2, producing MVYCFAYGCNHRSDKSTTNCHLYRFPTDEKLRKKWISLCRRADREWNAGDRICSCHFQNGCKENGPSMKTMEQTEATMSTTSEQVPCSSATSVNLVSTGEQDHNYFHPCPSFLCASKINDYHSKIKELEEDIGKLELEIESLLRCRPSMSIDAIKNDQEKMLLYTSFPCDIFDIIVKTLQRFQPLNYYAGWSVVNVSLENQVLITLMKLRLNLRDLDLADRFCTSRATISNILNTIISALHGIFYKGVMVRLGMPSQLKCKGSQPKSFEDFGSVRASIDCTEITQDVPSDFSRQSASYSNYKSRHTMKTLTAVAPNGSCVFVSPLYPGSVSDANIVEHSRFLDNLSPGDLILADKGFNIHDKMPSGVQLNIPPFLVNKTHFTSKEADLCYKIARNRIHVERVNEGLKNYQILSHIPANYRSLSTKIMQLCACFVNLQAPLLKEIA from the exons ATGGTATACTGCTTCGCGTATGGATGTAATCATCGTAGTGATAAAAGTACCACGAATTGCCATTTATATCGTTTTCCAACGGacgaaaaattaagaaaaaagtGGATATCTCTTTGCAG ACGTGCTGACAGAGAATGGAATGCAGGTGATAGGATCTGCAgctgccattttcaaaatggatgCAAGGAAAATGGCCCATCAAT GAAAACAATGGAACAAACTGAGGCCACAATGTCAACAACCAGTGAACAAGTGCCATGTTCATCTGCTACATCTGTAAATCTTGTATCAACTGGAGAACAAGACCACAATTACTTCCATCCATGTCCATCTTTCCTTTGCGCTTCAAAGATAAACGATTACCATT CAAAGATAAAAGAACTTGAAGAAGATATTGGGAAGTTAGAGCTAGAGATAGAGAGCCTACTTCGATGCAGACCTTCAATGTCTATTGATGCCATAAAAAATGACCAAGAAAAG ATGCTTTTGTACACATCATTTCCATGTGACATCTTTGACATCATAGTGAAGACACTACAAAGATTTCAGCCCCTGAACTACTATGCAGGATGGAGTGTTGTAAATGTGAGCCTAGAAAATCAAGTTCTCATAACTCTGATGAAGCTTCGACTCAACTTAAGGGATCTCGACTTGGCCGACAGGTTTTGTACAAGTCGGGCTACCATTTCAAACATACTTAACACTATTATAAGTGCCTTGCATGGAATCTTTTATAAAGGTGTTATGGTAAGACTAGGCATGCCCAGTCAACTGAAATGTAAGGGGTCACAACCTAAATCTTTTGAAGATTTCGGGTCTGTAAGAGCATCTATTGATTGCACTGAAATAACACAAGATGTGCCATCTGACTTTAGTAGACAAAGTGCCTCATATAGCAATTACAAGAGTCGGCATACTATGAAAACTTTAACTGCTGTTGCTCCAAATGGTTCTTGTGTTTTTGTGTCACCTCTATATCCTGGGTCAGTGTCAGATGCCAACATTGTTGAACATTCTCGGTTTTTAGATAATCTTAGTCCAGGAGATTTAATTCTGGCTGACAAAGGATTTAACATACATGACAAGATGCCTTCTGGGGTTCAGCTCAACATCCCTCCATTTCTTGTTAACAAGACTCATTTTACAAGCAAAGAAGCTGATTTATGTTATAAAATTGCACGAAACAGAATTCATGTTGAAAGGGTTAATGAGGGGTTAAAAAATTATCAGATTTTAAGCCACATTCCAGCAAACTACAGATCTTTGTCTACAAAAATTATGCAACTTTGTGCATGCTTTGTTAATCTTCAAGCACCATTACTTAAAGAGATTGCTTAA
- the LOC125653501 gene encoding kinesin-like protein klp-3 isoform X3 codes for MGNGASADESPNAIRVQATPTPRDNRNQNGGPPERSRRKGGGFQEVEIQPSSQNNTPRQGGRSQNSVKQGQSSEGRNQRQNQPGGSTQRQGQNPGGSTPRQQTNQRGSREDLIFETFYHKSGKEFQCMYLDGMRFYLDDWGSKEWQPFPKRWYNEGLLITNSVVKDQENENRRRQQQQQQSSSGAGASGSRPQQPGYQQQSGSGQDDREGVINHPKRGRIPTYIFQRKHNIHCFYDRDQGQWMRLPIGWELHHDMVGKLVDQVEEALPAWGDRQDILALLRQCNYDPDECMSTYLYLEGDPWLKAPKTHKEAKAVEEKDESIEKLRMQLKEAEETLKQERIARVEAEKLVKEQEEKITDLEVENKQQEAQMMSLQQNRPKTSMQRPKTPQVVTEVVKEETVNPEDIVLLNNTAKELRKSQVHLKMEVQRYFDVLRGQIAKAKDGVKNIKSSSSGSQEEMEEVRALYRKEAMQRKLLYNQLQELRGNIRVFCRARKDDRAGCCLKFPTDSDIVTIDNNQQKKMFSFDKVYDPNSTQEQIFEDTKGIITSCVDGYNVCLMAYGQTGSGKTFTMMGPENNPGINIRAMKELFDVCKERTDTVTYTLKVSLIEIYNETLQDLLTSDAKSLELRTAGNKVSIPHLKEVVIRNLDDIKKTMAQGDKNRTVASTKMNSTSSRSHLLLMLIVEGQDKVTGSVTKGTLTLCDLAGSERISKTEAEGQRLVEAAAINKSLSALGQVFTALRTSQLHVPYRNSKLTQILQPSLGGDAKACLFVNVSPDVNNVSETVSTLNFGSNAKQIALGQAKQNIRKGP; via the exons ATGGGGAATGGGGCTTCTGCAGATGAAAGTCCTAATGCCATCCGAGTCCAagccacccccacccccagggACAATAGAAACCAGAATGGTGGGCCCCCAGAGCGATCACGACGTAAAGGTGGCGGCTTTCAGGAGGTAGAGATCCAACCCTCAAGTCAGAATAACACACCGCGACAGGGTGGAAGGTCTCAAAACTCGGTCAAGCAAGGACAAAGCTCAGAGGGGCGGAACCAACGTCAGAACCAGCCCGGGGGTAGTACTCAGAGGCAGGGGCAAAATCCTGGAGGTAGCACGCCCCGACAGCAGACAAACCAAAGAGGG AGTCGTGAAGATTTAATCTTTGAGACGTTTTACCACAAGAGTGGAAAGGAGTTCCAATGTATGTACCTGGATGGAATGAGATTTTACCTCGACGACTGGGGATCAAAG GAGTGGCAGCCCTTTCCAAAGCGATGGTACAATGAGGGTCTGCTTATCACCAACTCCGTGGTCAAAGACCAAGAGAAT GAAAACCGGCGGCGTCAGCAACAACAGCAACAATCGTCGTCTGGAGCTGGAGCATCAGGAAGCCGCCCTCAGCAACCTGGATATCAGCAACAATCAGGCTCCGGGCAGGACGACAGAGAGGGGGTGATTAACCACCCCAAGCGTGGTCGTATCCCCACCTACATATTCCAG AGGAAACACAATATCCACTGTTTCTATGACCGTGACCAGGGTCAGTGGATGAGACTTCCCATTGGTTGGGAACTTCACCATGATATGGTGGGCAAGCTCGTGGACCAGGTAGAGGAGGCCCTCCCAGCATGGGGGGACAGGCAGGACATCCTTGCCCTCCTCAGGCAGTGTAACTATGACCCAGATGAATGCATGTCTACGTACCTGTATCTGGAAGGGGATC CATGGTTAAAAGCCCCCAAAACCCACAAGGAAGCAAAAGCAGTGGAAGAAAAAGACGAGTCAATCGAAAAACTCAGGATGCAGCTAAAGGAGGCG GAGGAGACTTTAAAACAAGAAAGAATTGCACGAGTAGAGGCAGAAAAACTG GTTAAAGAGCAGGAGGAAAAGATCACAGACTTAGAAGTAGAAAATAAGCAACAGGAGGCGCAAATGATGAGCCTACAACAAAACCGTCCCAAGACGTCTATGCAACGCCCCAAAACACCACAG GTGGTGACTGAGGTTGTAAAGGAGGAGACAGTAAATCCTGAGGACATTGTGTTACTTAACAACACTGCCAAGGAGCTCCGAAAGTCACAGGTTCACCTGAAAATGGAGGTCCAACGCTACTTTGATGTCCTAAGGGGCCAGATTGCCAAG GCGAAAGATGGCGTGAAGAACATCAAGTCGAGCAGCAGTGGCAGTCAGGAGGAGATGGAGGAAGTCCGGGCTCTGTACAGAAAGGAGGCCATGCAGAGAAAGCTTTTGTATAACCAG TTACAAGAACTTCGGGGTAACATTCGCGTGTTCTGTCGTGCCAGGAAAGACGACCGTGCAGGATGCTGTCTGAAATTCCCCACAGACTCGGACATTGTCACTATTGACAACAATCAGCAGAAAAAAATGTTCTCTTTTGACAAGGTGTATGATCCCAACTCTACACAGGAACAG atCTTTGAAGACACGAAGGGGATCATCACTTCCTGTGTGGACGGCTATAACGTCTGTCTAATGGCGTACGGACAAACAGGATCGGGTAAAACTTTCACCATGATGGGGCCCGAAAACAACCCCGGAATAAACATTAG AGCTATGAAGGAGTTGTTTGATGTTTGTAAAGAGAGGACGGATACAGTTACCTACACATTAAAG GTCTCCCTGATTGAGATCTACAACGAGACATTACAGGACCTACTGACATCGGACGCTAAGTCTCTGGAACTGAGAACAGCCGGAAATAAGGTGTCCATCCCACATCTTAAGGAAGTGGTCATTCGGAATCTGGATGATATCAAGAAAACTATGGCCCAGGGTGATAAAAACAGGACTGTGGCTTCAACGAAGATGAACTCAACCAG CTCTCGCTCTCATTTGCTTCTGATGCTGATTGTTGAAGGTCAGGACAAGGTCACTGGTTCAGTAACCAAGGGAACGCTGACACTGTGTGATTTAGCTGGGTCAGAGCGAATCTCGAAGACGGAGGCTGAGGGTCAGAGGTTGGTGGAGGCGGCAGCCATCAACAAATCACTCTCAGCTCTTGGACAG GTGTTCACTGCGCTCAGGACAAGTCAATTACACGTTCCATACAGAAACTCCAAGCTGACCCAGATTCTGCAGCCTTCACTGGGCGGGGACGCCAAG gcttgtttgtttgttaatgTCAGTCCTGATGTGAACAACGTCTCAGAAACAGTGAGCACACTGAACTTTGGATCCAATGCCAAGCAGATAGCACTGGGGCAGGCTAAACAGAACATTAGGAAGGGGCCGTAG